The Saprospiraceae bacterium genome includes a window with the following:
- a CDS encoding ABC transporter ATP-binding protein translates to MKQLFTLNRFFVKYKWHLILGILFVTGSNYYAILIPQKVREALDLVQQKIAVYKEINPSLKDAFYDELGHALLIFGLVVTGYVILKGLLMYFMRQTIIVMSRLIEYDMRKEIYGHLQTLDQTFYRKYQTGDIMARISEDVSKVRNYLGPGLLYGINLISLFIMTIYAMLQVDLVLTLFALLPLPILSISIYYVSNLINEKSTLIQQQLSALSNTTQETYSGIRVVKSYVKEDQFSEFFEAQSEEYKNRSLALAKIESYFQPLMTLLIALSTLLVVMVGGYRVYSGHLTPGNIAEFILYVNMLTWPVTAIGWIASVIQEAEASQTRINEIMNIKSEITNSSSESYQIGGEIEFRNVSFTYPNTGIQALKNVSFTLKKGEKMAIMGKTASGKTTIAELLTRMFDVTDGQILIDGKDIREHNISVLRDRIANVPQDVFLFSDTIKANVAFGHPEADLEEVENYTRHASVYEDITKLPDTFDTMVGERGVTLSGGQKQRVSIARAFIKKPDIVILDDALSAVDTATEQTILSYFQESLKDKTAVIITHRANNLLNYDKIIVLDHGIVAEEGTHEELVNQSGFYSSIFRQQMMHQNYPV, encoded by the coding sequence TTGAAGCAATTATTTACTCTCAACAGATTTTTTGTAAAGTATAAGTGGCATCTTATCCTCGGTATCCTCTTCGTCACGGGTTCCAATTATTATGCTATACTGATTCCCCAGAAAGTGAGAGAGGCTCTGGACCTTGTTCAGCAAAAAATTGCTGTTTACAAGGAAATCAATCCGTCTCTAAAGGATGCATTTTATGATGAGCTGGGTCATGCATTATTGATTTTTGGGTTGGTTGTCACTGGCTATGTGATACTCAAGGGATTACTCATGTATTTTATGCGGCAAACCATCATCGTCATGTCGAGATTGATTGAGTATGATATGCGAAAGGAAATTTATGGACATCTCCAGACTTTGGATCAGACTTTTTACAGAAAGTATCAGACGGGAGATATCATGGCCAGAATTTCTGAAGATGTTTCGAAGGTAAGAAACTATCTCGGTCCGGGATTACTTTATGGGATTAACCTGATTTCATTGTTTATCATGACGATATACGCCATGTTGCAGGTAGATTTAGTTTTGACACTTTTTGCATTGCTGCCTCTTCCTATCCTTTCGATATCTATTTACTACGTAAGCAATCTGATCAATGAAAAAAGTACACTTATACAACAGCAACTTTCAGCTTTGAGCAATACCACTCAAGAAACTTATTCTGGTATCCGGGTAGTAAAATCATATGTAAAGGAAGACCAGTTTTCTGAATTTTTCGAAGCTCAGAGTGAAGAGTACAAAAACCGTTCACTGGCACTTGCCAAGATCGAGTCCTACTTCCAGCCTTTGATGACGCTACTGATAGCATTGAGTACACTGCTAGTGGTCATGGTAGGTGGCTATAGGGTGTACTCCGGCCATCTTACCCCGGGAAATATTGCAGAGTTTATTCTTTATGTCAACATGTTGACCTGGCCGGTGACGGCGATCGGCTGGATTGCCTCAGTCATACAAGAAGCTGAAGCATCACAAACGAGGATCAATGAAATCATGAACATCAAATCAGAAATCACCAATAGTAGTTCTGAAAGCTATCAGATAGGAGGTGAAATCGAGTTCCGAAATGTAAGCTTTACTTATCCCAATACCGGAATACAAGCATTAAAAAATGTAAGCTTCACTCTAAAAAAGGGCGAAAAAATGGCTATCATGGGCAAAACTGCATCGGGAAAGACTACCATTGCAGAATTATTAACCCGGATGTTTGACGTCACTGATGGACAGATTTTGATTGACGGAAAAGATATAAGAGAACATAATATTTCTGTTCTCAGAGATAGAATTGCCAATGTACCTCAGGATGTATTTCTATTTTCAGATACTATCAAGGCCAATGTTGCTTTCGGACATCCTGAGGCAGATTTGGAAGAAGTTGAGAATTATACCCGCCACGCATCAGTTTATGAAGATATCACAAAATTGCCAGATACATTTGACACAATGGTAGGAGAGAGAGGAGTTACTTTATCCGGAGGCCAAAAACAGAGGGTATCTATAGCGCGTGCTTTTATCAAAAAACCTGATATTGTGATCCTGGATGATGCTTTGTCTGCAGTAGATACCGCTACCGAACAGACCATTCTTTCATACTTTCAGGAATCATTGAAGGACAAAACAGCTGTCATCATTACTCACAGAGCCAACAACCTACTCAATTATGATAAGATCATCGTCCTGGATCATGGGATTGTAGCTGAAGAAGGAACACACGAAGAATTGGTCAATCAATCAGGATTTTACAGTAGTATCTTCCGTCAACAAATGATGCATCAAAATTATCCGGTTTAG
- the aroC gene encoding chorismate synthase, whose translation MAANTFGEIFRVTTFGESHGKGIGLIIDGCPAGIRIDENFIQAELDRRKPGQSKIVTQRKENEKFVIQSGTLNGVSTGTPISIFIPNTDQKSKDYSHIENIFRPSHADYTYHTKYGIRDVAGGGRSSARETAARVAAGAIAKTILQDAGVRITAYVSQVGHIRLPHLYDQNLETIEGNIVRCPDPVIAQQMIDLIMEVKKSGDTVGGMVTCVITGCPPGLGAPVFDKLHADLGKAMLSINAVKGFEYGSGFESVRMKGSEHNDSFVNVGGKIVTSTNHSGGIQGGISNGMPINFNVAFKPVATIVQSQDTVDALGNTAVADGKGRHDPCVVPRAVPIVEAMAALVLVDHLLRNKAVKLQ comes from the coding sequence ATGGCAGCAAATACTTTCGGCGAAATATTCAGGGTGACTACTTTCGGAGAGTCGCATGGTAAAGGTATAGGATTAATCATAGATGGTTGTCCTGCCGGTATCAGGATAGATGAGAACTTTATTCAGGCTGAATTAGACCGAAGGAAACCGGGGCAATCCAAAATCGTCACCCAACGCAAAGAAAATGAAAAATTTGTCATTCAGTCCGGCACTTTAAATGGAGTATCCACAGGAACACCCATCAGTATATTTATACCCAATACCGACCAAAAATCCAAAGATTACAGCCACATCGAAAATATATTCAGACCATCCCATGCTGACTATACCTACCATACCAAATATGGCATACGGGATGTGGCAGGCGGTGGTCGTTCTTCAGCACGAGAGACTGCGGCACGTGTAGCAGCCGGAGCGATCGCAAAGACCATATTGCAGGATGCCGGTGTCAGGATCACTGCCTATGTAAGTCAGGTCGGCCATATCAGGCTACCGCACCTGTATGATCAGAATCTTGAAACCATTGAAGGCAACATCGTCCGCTGTCCGGATCCAGTGATAGCGCAGCAAATGATCGATCTGATCATGGAAGTAAAAAAATCCGGAGATACTGTCGGTGGAATGGTGACTTGTGTTATCACAGGGTGCCCTCCAGGACTTGGAGCTCCTGTTTTTGATAAGTTGCACGCAGACCTGGGTAAAGCCATGCTCAGCATCAATGCAGTCAAAGGTTTTGAATATGGGTCAGGATTTGAAAGTGTGCGCATGAAAGGTTCAGAGCATAATGATTCTTTTGTCAATGTAGGAGGAAAAATAGTGACTTCAACCAATCATTCAGGTGGTATCCAGGGCGGCATAAGCAATGGCATGCCCATCAACTTTAATGTCGCATTCAAGCCTGTGGCCACTATTGTACAAAGTCAGGATACCGTTGATGCTCTGGGGAATACGGCTGTTGCTGATGGTAAAGGACGTCATGACCCATGTGTAGTGCCGCGCGCCGTACCTATAGTAGAAGCTATGGCTGCCCTTGTATTGGTGGATCACTTGCTGAGAAATAAGGCCGTTAAGTTGCAGTGA
- a CDS encoding SusF/SusE family outer membrane protein → MKSLKLNFLSKTLSILLLMSFVFVSCSDDDPDDVTPTPKVEDGVYIKGAGTAFAEFSTKALFKVTRNEVLQKDRPELLEVFMAIKKGTDGFNIIDVKGTTQTVYGPGSDWKLEATPGVDDPKDGLWKGNLAASASKFTVPEDGLYHIVVDFGVKKVTMARVKWGVIGGATPDGWSGSTAMTQSAFDLNKISFKVEKLVLLKNEWKFRYSSGWKIELDANLDLGGGQKGVKVNTNLGGTLSALVAGGDNIKNDVYGEYTVELIWEAGVGYKATATKTGEGPILAAYPDNLYVIGDGVGGWEWKKNDIQLIPVHSNPHLFWRIVWLEKDKGFKFSPVQDWKGDFGQDKSAPVNGVYKKGGDNVPVTGATGYYMIVVNLKTETIEVVAPNVFLIGDAVANWDAANPANKFTVGTDINITKALTADKEIRMHVTSPTMKNEKGDKASDWWQSEFIVLNGKIEYRGKGNDQARVKSKASGNTTIKLDFKAGTGTIQ, encoded by the coding sequence ATGAAGTCTTTAAAATTGAATTTTTTATCCAAAACACTCTCGATTTTATTATTGATGAGTTTTGTTTTTGTTAGCTGCAGTGATGATGATCCTGATGATGTTACCCCTACTCCAAAAGTGGAAGATGGTGTATATATTAAAGGAGCAGGTACTGCATTTGCTGAATTCAGCACCAAAGCACTCTTCAAAGTTACCAGAAATGAAGTCCTGCAGAAGGACAGACCTGAACTATTGGAGGTATTTATGGCTATTAAGAAAGGTACTGATGGGTTCAACATAATAGATGTGAAAGGTACCACTCAGACTGTGTACGGACCAGGATCCGACTGGAAACTTGAAGCAACCCCAGGAGTTGATGATCCTAAGGATGGACTTTGGAAAGGCAATCTGGCTGCAAGTGCGAGCAAGTTTACTGTTCCTGAAGATGGGTTGTATCACATTGTTGTGGACTTTGGTGTTAAAAAAGTAACCATGGCAAGAGTGAAGTGGGGCGTCATCGGTGGTGCAACTCCAGATGGTTGGAGCGGTAGTACAGCAATGACACAAAGTGCTTTTGATCTCAACAAAATTTCTTTCAAAGTAGAGAAATTGGTATTGCTTAAAAATGAGTGGAAATTCCGTTATTCCAGTGGATGGAAAATTGAACTGGATGCGAATCTAGATTTAGGTGGAGGGCAGAAGGGAGTCAAAGTTAATACTAACTTAGGTGGTACACTTAGCGCGCTTGTTGCAGGTGGCGACAATATCAAAAATGATGTATATGGTGAGTATACCGTAGAACTCATCTGGGAAGCAGGAGTGGGCTATAAAGCTACTGCTACTAAAACGGGTGAAGGTCCTATACTGGCTGCATATCCTGACAATCTTTATGTGATCGGTGATGGCGTAGGCGGCTGGGAATGGAAAAAGAATGATATTCAGTTGATTCCGGTTCATTCAAATCCTCATCTCTTCTGGAGAATCGTTTGGTTAGAAAAAGACAAAGGATTTAAATTCTCTCCTGTTCAGGATTGGAAAGGTGATTTTGGTCAGGACAAATCAGCTCCAGTAAATGGTGTTTACAAAAAAGGAGGTGATAATGTACCTGTTACCGGTGCTACTGGATACTACATGATTGTCGTCAACTTAAAGACTGAAACCATAGAAGTGGTAGCTCCAAATGTATTTTTAATAGGTGATGCTGTAGCTAATTGGGATGCTGCTAACCCTGCCAATAAATTTACAGTAGGTACAGATATCAATATTACCAAGGCATTAACAGCTGATAAAGAAATCAGAATGCACGTAACTTCACCTACCATGAAAAATGAAAAAGGTGACAAAGCTTCTGACTGGTGGCAATCAGAATTCATCGTACTGAATGGTAAAATTGAATATAGAGGTAAAGGTAATGATCAGGCTAGAGTTAAATCTAAAGCAAGTGGTAATACTACCATAAAACTTGACTTCAAAGCAGGTACCGGTACTATTCAGTAA
- a CDS encoding shikimate kinase has product MLIFLTGMMGSGKSTIGKLLAEELQLPFFDTDEIISSIEGMEVKDIFSSKGEPYFRQAEHTLVATWKISSAIVATGGGLPCFHENMKLLNEKGKTVYLKASTDEITDRIWQDQNRPLVKRKTKPQVKKTISDLMKIRKPYYEQSVIKIKAAGMPEEIVKKIIVKLYS; this is encoded by the coding sequence ATGCTTATATTTCTGACAGGTATGATGGGCAGTGGAAAGTCTACCATAGGCAAATTACTGGCTGAAGAGTTGCAACTGCCGTTTTTTGATACAGATGAGATCATCTCAAGTATAGAAGGCATGGAAGTCAAAGATATATTTTCTTCCAAAGGGGAACCTTATTTCAGGCAGGCAGAGCATACTTTGGTGGCTACATGGAAAATTTCAAGTGCCATTGTGGCCACAGGTGGCGGCTTGCCTTGTTTTCATGAAAACATGAAATTGCTCAATGAAAAAGGAAAAACGGTGTATCTGAAAGCAAGTACAGATGAAATCACTGATCGTATATGGCAGGACCAAAACAGACCTTTGGTGAAACGCAAAACAAAACCCCAGGTCAAAAAAACGATCAGTGATCTGATGAAAATCCGCAAACCATATTATGAACAGTCTGTCATCAAAATCAAGGCGGCAGGGATGCCGGAAGAAATTGTAAAAAAGATCATTGTGAAGTTGTATTCTTAG
- a CDS encoding endonuclease/exonuclease/phosphatase family protein: MGLNVELKGVVTDQENQVQGAEIHWGDDDISYLSKTDLSTFTKKHQYNLPGTYTITIKMLSLTEIIVTDSIVVDLNYSETSFANIQNEFLDKKENELTILTINLHTYQETEQNQKLYMVADVIGKLDVDFVAFQECAQNRNAPISSGALRNDNMAIKITEIINKKYKQKYNMVWDWAHYGWQIYEEGVCVISKHELLEHEARLVSAASSKNDITSRKVIFGGYRWKNVQFNIFSAHLHWRVSAEDEEQNNQIKAVKKMVSEKEKSNSNVVSMVCGDFNGNPTSAFPYSEGYNTMVNNGEYTDTFLEKNPDANTTPPNSKYYTVGGSLPGRIDYIFLKKNDRIKVKASQIIFTENVIGTVSDHYGVLTKIEMN, encoded by the coding sequence ATGGGTTTGAATGTGGAGTTGAAGGGAGTTGTAACCGATCAGGAAAATCAAGTCCAAGGCGCAGAAATTCATTGGGGTGATGATGATATTTCTTATTTGTCCAAGACTGACTTAAGTACATTTACTAAAAAACATCAATACAATCTACCAGGTACCTATACTATCACTATCAAAATGCTCAGCCTGACCGAAATCATAGTTACCGATTCAATTGTTGTTGACTTGAATTATTCAGAGACTTCATTTGCTAATATTCAGAATGAATTCTTAGATAAAAAGGAAAATGAACTGACTATACTTACAATCAATCTGCACACCTACCAGGAAACAGAACAAAATCAAAAATTGTATATGGTGGCAGACGTCATAGGAAAGCTTGATGTTGACTTTGTAGCTTTTCAGGAATGTGCCCAAAACAGAAATGCACCCATCAGCTCCGGAGCCTTGAGAAATGATAACATGGCTATCAAGATTACAGAAATCATCAATAAAAAATATAAACAAAAATACAATATGGTGTGGGATTGGGCACATTACGGATGGCAGATTTATGAAGAGGGTGTCTGTGTCATTTCAAAACATGAGCTCCTGGAACACGAAGCAAGATTGGTCTCTGCAGCATCATCAAAGAATGATATCACAAGCAGGAAAGTAATTTTCGGTGGATACAGATGGAAAAATGTACAATTCAATATATTTTCTGCTCATCTGCACTGGAGAGTTTCTGCTGAAGATGAAGAGCAAAATAATCAAATAAAAGCAGTGAAAAAAATGGTCAGTGAAAAGGAAAAATCAAACAGTAATGTAGTATCAATGGTTTGTGGAGATTTTAATGGAAATCCTACCAGCGCATTTCCATATAGTGAAGGATATAATACTATGGTCAATAATGGCGAATATACCGACACATTCCTTGAAAAGAATCCGGATGCAAATACAACTCCACCAAACAGCAAATACTACACCGTAGGTGGTTCATTGCCGGGACGGATTGACTACATATTCCTGAAAAAAAATGACCGAATCAAAGTCAAGGCATCGCAAATAATATTTACAGAAAACGTCATCGGCACTGTTTCTGATCATTACGGAGTATTGACCAAAATTGAAATGAATTAA
- a CDS encoding DUF3276 family protein — MLKVERDERGKFDSVYTAKIKAGKRRTYFFDVRKTKGEDYYVTLTESTKKCDSDGYERHKIFLYKEDFNRFLAQLQETIDHVKKDLMPDFDYDQYEKRQAEWEASQDGKSEKDDSDW; from the coding sequence ATACTTAAAGTGGAACGAGACGAAAGGGGTAAATTTGATAGTGTCTATACCGCAAAAATAAAAGCTGGAAAAAGGCGTACATATTTTTTTGATGTCAGAAAGACCAAAGGTGAGGACTATTATGTCACACTTACTGAAAGCACAAAAAAGTGTGATTCTGATGGCTACGAAAGACATAAAATATTTCTTTACAAAGAAGATTTTAATCGGTTTCTTGCCCAACTTCAGGAAACTATCGATCATGTAAAAAAAGACCTGATGCCTGATTTTGATTATGACCAATATGAAAAAAGACAAGCTGAATGGGAAGCTTCTCAAGATGGAAAATCTGAAAAAGACGATTCGGACTGGTAA
- a CDS encoding RagB/SusD family nutrient uptake outer membrane protein gives MKKFLVLFILTSTFACTNLEENIYDRIPSDRFPENADQAALKVLPAYRELSDLIDDAGWWFWAQEVTSDEIVFPVRLTDWEDGGKWYLLHQHQWTNNIDAVNSMWSNLYDGVTEANRAIDELEGSKDLVTVAKLKTLRAFYYYLLIDNYGNVPLVTSFSKADKQPKKTDRKVIYDFIVKDVRESLPSLPASAQKFAVSKGMAYTLLAKLYLNAGIYTGTPAWADAERYCDSVILSNTYTLESDALGPFKTNNENSPENIFTIPFDEKNLQGFRLHMRTLHYQHNLTYDMPVGTWNGFGAIEDHYNTFEDIDARKKGFIVGPQFDSKGQALFDGTAGAPVVINPKIPKLIIDGSFSFQQIRMSGARVGKFEIKKGALQNLSNDFPLFRYADVLLMKAEALVRQGKNGDQFINQVRKRAKVSDFNNATLPMILAERGREMFCEGHRRQDLIRFGRFLDAWWEKPASDSKRTTFPIPQWAIDANPNLAN, from the coding sequence ATGAAAAAGTTTTTAGTGTTATTTATTTTAACAAGCACATTTGCTTGTACTAACCTGGAAGAAAATATTTATGATAGAATACCGAGTGACAGATTCCCTGAAAACGCAGATCAGGCAGCACTTAAGGTCCTTCCTGCTTATAGGGAATTGAGTGACTTAATTGATGATGCCGGCTGGTGGTTTTGGGCTCAGGAAGTGACAAGTGATGAAATAGTTTTTCCGGTAAGGCTCACAGACTGGGAAGATGGTGGCAAATGGTATTTGCTGCATCAGCACCAATGGACCAACAATATAGATGCTGTCAATAGCATGTGGTCAAATCTTTATGATGGTGTGACAGAAGCCAATAGAGCTATTGATGAGCTGGAAGGAAGTAAAGACCTTGTCACCGTAGCAAAATTGAAAACTTTGAGGGCTTTTTATTATTATCTTCTTATTGATAATTACGGAAATGTGCCATTAGTGACTTCATTTTCAAAAGCTGACAAACAGCCCAAAAAGACTGATAGAAAAGTAATTTATGACTTTATTGTAAAGGACGTCAGAGAGAGTTTGCCTTCATTGCCTGCTTCAGCTCAGAAGTTTGCGGTTTCCAAAGGTATGGCTTATACATTGCTTGCAAAATTGTATCTCAATGCCGGTATTTATACAGGAACACCTGCATGGGCTGACGCTGAAAGATATTGCGACAGTGTCATACTCAGCAATACATATACTTTGGAAAGTGATGCATTGGGGCCTTTCAAAACCAATAATGAAAATTCTCCTGAAAACATTTTCACAATACCTTTTGATGAAAAAAATCTTCAGGGTTTCAGACTACATATGCGCACCTTGCATTATCAGCACAATCTTACTTATGATATGCCGGTTGGAACCTGGAATGGTTTTGGAGCAATAGAAGATCATTACAATACATTTGAAGATATTGATGCCAGGAAAAAGGGTTTTATAGTGGGTCCACAGTTTGACTCCAAAGGCCAGGCTTTGTTTGATGGAACTGCCGGAGCTCCGGTAGTGATCAATCCTAAAATTCCAAAACTGATCATTGATGGTTCTTTTTCTTTCCAGCAAATAAGAATGTCTGGGGCTAGAGTTGGTAAATTTGAGATAAAAAAAGGAGCTCTTCAAAACCTGAGCAATGATTTTCCGTTATTCCGATATGCAGATGTGCTCTTGATGAAGGCTGAAGCATTAGTGAGACAAGGTAAAAACGGAGATCAATTTATCAATCAGGTAAGAAAAAGAGCCAAAGTCTCTGATTTTAACAATGCCACTTTACCAATGATTTTGGCTGAGAGAGGCAGGGAAATGTTTTGTGAAGGACACAGAAGACAAGACTTAATACGTTTTGGTAGGTTTTTGGATGCATGGTGGGAAAAACCAGCTTCTGATTCAAAAAGAACAACCTTTCCTATACCACAGTGGGCAATAGATGCTAATCCAAATTTAGCTAATTAA
- a CDS encoding SusC/RagA family TonB-linked outer membrane protein: protein MEIKLKSKSFILILAALFFSASAAFSQKTIKGVVKDASNNETLIGANILIPGTSIGTITDLDGAFTLDVASTDKTIEISYTGYTTYVLNLTNESEYTILLSPGQIIEEVLVIGYGTIKKSDKTGAVTSVNSGELNTGRLSDPIEGLQGKAAGVTISKQGGDPNSGFSVNIRSASSFTSGTGPLFVVDGVPGVDPTTIAPSDIESYNVLKDASSTAIYGSRGANGVVIITTKSASKKEGDNLVIDYSSQVSIDNVARRYDLLTGDQIRDFAKKTGRTFIDNGANVDWQDEIYRTGLTQDHNLSFMNGTKNASFRASISHMNIEGVIKGSSKTRNIARLNYTQKAFDDVVTINTRLAGTIEKNDYINYGGGSSPTNVIYQALRRSPTDKTHNDNGTFYETDRSFQYFNPLAIINDIQNERDAKRLLGNISVDVNFHKNVKGWVNLAYTRDDDESIYFEPKSTASNQTSGFGRRSYNNKNNRLLESTLTYVNTFKEKHNFSLMGGYSWQIDQFNGFRVSARNATSDYIGANNLGTFLDLETDRPFGYKREDLLISFFSRAMYDYQGKYLASLSLRRDGSSKFGANNDWGWFPSASFGWNIIEEPFMKNQKVLDLLKLRVSYGLAGNQNIPSDAEKILFGPGGVAINPETGAEVINYVVSGGTNPNPNLKWETNAETNFGIDFGLWNSKLSGSIELYQRRTYDLVYGFQVPVPPNKQRTTIGNAGEIKNQGIELTAQYFAINKQNLKWKSLVTFSTNRQETVSLGNEEFPLGEIPTLFVSGRGLVGGINNAQVIRPGLAVGTFVMPEFAGLSDDGKFLFLTAAGGVTRDVSKAERRVVGSAQPDFQLGWSNFFNIGKNVDISFSLRGIFGYDVLNVTRMVFSNPADLPTLNVLQDALTEFDKGLTSNPTLSSYYLEDASFVRLDNVSVGYNIPVKNKFIKNVRFYATGTNLLLFTGYKGIDPEISFGGSEFGRDQYDVYPRTRTITFGLNAKL from the coding sequence ATGGAAATCAAGTTAAAATCTAAAAGTTTTATTTTAATTTTGGCGGCATTGTTTTTTAGCGCATCAGCTGCATTTTCGCAAAAAACTATCAAAGGTGTAGTTAAAGATGCTTCAAACAATGAAACACTCATAGGCGCCAATATTCTTATCCCAGGTACTTCTATCGGTACTATTACTGATCTGGATGGGGCTTTTACTCTGGATGTGGCCAGTACAGACAAGACGATTGAAATTAGTTACACAGGTTACACCACTTATGTATTAAATTTAACCAATGAAAGTGAGTATACTATACTACTTTCACCCGGTCAAATCATCGAAGAAGTTTTGGTTATAGGTTATGGTACCATCAAGAAGTCAGACAAAACAGGTGCTGTAACTTCAGTAAATTCTGGTGAGCTCAACACAGGTCGTCTTTCTGATCCGATAGAAGGCCTTCAGGGTAAAGCTGCCGGTGTTACCATTTCAAAACAAGGTGGTGACCCCAACAGTGGTTTTTCAGTAAATATCAGGAGTGCTTCAAGTTTTACCTCAGGCACAGGACCATTATTTGTCGTGGATGGTGTACCGGGTGTAGACCCCACTACGATTGCTCCTTCCGATATTGAATCTTACAACGTACTGAAAGATGCATCTTCCACGGCTATATATGGATCAAGAGGTGCCAATGGTGTAGTCATCATCACTACAAAAAGTGCTTCTAAAAAAGAAGGAGATAACTTAGTCATCGATTATTCATCTCAGGTATCTATAGACAATGTTGCGAGAAGATATGACCTATTGACGGGTGATCAAATAAGAGATTTTGCTAAAAAAACGGGACGAACATTTATAGATAATGGTGCAAACGTGGACTGGCAAGACGAAATTTACAGAACAGGATTGACCCAAGATCACAACTTGTCCTTTATGAATGGAACAAAAAATGCAAGTTTCAGAGCTTCTATTTCTCATATGAATATAGAGGGAGTCATCAAAGGGTCTTCAAAAACCAGAAATATCGCAAGACTAAACTATACTCAGAAAGCTTTTGATGATGTTGTTACCATCAACACAAGATTAGCGGGAACGATAGAAAAAAATGATTATATCAATTATGGCGGAGGTTCATCACCGACCAATGTAATTTATCAGGCTCTCCGAAGATCTCCTACTGACAAAACGCACAATGACAATGGTACCTTCTACGAAACAGATAGATCTTTCCAGTATTTCAATCCTTTGGCCATCATAAACGACATTCAAAATGAAAGAGATGCCAAAAGACTGCTCGGAAATATCTCCGTAGATGTAAACTTCCATAAAAATGTAAAAGGATGGGTGAATTTAGCTTATACCAGAGATGATGATGAATCAATATACTTTGAACCTAAGTCTACTGCATCCAATCAAACAAGCGGTTTTGGTCGAAGGTCATACAATAACAAAAACAACCGACTTTTAGAAAGTACCTTGACGTATGTAAATACATTCAAAGAGAAACACAATTTTTCATTGATGGGAGGATATTCATGGCAAATAGATCAATTCAATGGATTTCGTGTTTCAGCCAGAAATGCTACTTCAGACTATATTGGTGCTAATAATCTTGGAACTTTCCTTGATTTAGAAACAGATAGGCCTTTCGGATATAAAAGAGAGGATTTATTGATTTCATTCTTCTCACGTGCCATGTACGATTATCAGGGCAAATATCTGGCATCACTTAGCTTGAGAAGGGACGGGTCGAGTAAGTTTGGTGCCAACAATGATTGGGGTTGGTTCCCTTCAGCATCTTTCGGATGGAATATCATTGAAGAACCTTTTATGAAAAATCAGAAGGTATTGGACTTGCTAAAACTCAGAGTAAGTTATGGATTGGCTGGTAATCAGAATATTCCAAGTGACGCTGAGAAAATTTTATTCGGACCGGGAGGAGTTGCAATAAATCCGGAAACAGGGGCTGAAGTTATCAATTATGTTGTCTCAGGTGGTACCAACCCAAATCCAAATCTGAAATGGGAAACCAACGCTGAAACAAATTTTGGGATTGACTTTGGTCTTTGGAATAGTAAGCTTTCTGGCTCTATCGAATTATATCAAAGACGCACCTATGACCTGGTATATGGATTTCAGGTACCGGTACCACCAAATAAACAACGAACTACAATAGGTAATGCAGGAGAGATTAAAAACCAGGGTATAGAACTTACAGCCCAATATTTTGCAATAAATAAGCAGAATCTGAAATGGAAATCTCTTGTAACATTCAGCACCAACAGGCAGGAAACGGTCTCTTTGGGTAATGAAGAATTTCCGTTAGGAGAAATTCCGACTCTATTTGTCTCAGGTAGAGGATTGGTAGGTGGTATTAATAATGCTCAAGTGATCAGACCAGGTCTCGCAGTGGGTACATTTGTAATGCCGGAATTTGCTGGCTTGAGCGATGATGGCAAATTTTTATTCTTAACTGCTGCAGGAGGGGTGACCAGAGATGTATCAAAAGCAGAGAGAAGAGTTGTAGGTAGTGCTCAGCCTGATTTTCAGCTTGGATGGTCTAACTTTTTTAATATTGGAAAAAATGTAGATATCAGTTTTTCATTACGAGGGATCTTTGGTTACGATGTGTTGAACGTCACCAGAATGGTATTTAGCAATCCTGCGGATCTTCCGACTCTAAATGTTCTTCAGGACGCTTTAACCGAGTTTGACAAAGGTCTTACATCCAATCCTACACTGAGTAGCTATTATCTGGAAGATGCCAGTTTTGTAAGATTGGACAATGTTTCAGTTGGGTACAATATTCCTGTGAAAAACAAGTTTATAAAAAATGTAAGATTTTATGCAACAGGAACAAACCTTCTTTTGTTCACCGGCTATAAGGGAATAGATCCTGAAATATCATTTGGTGGTTCTGAGTTTGGTAGAGATCAGTATGATGTTTATCCACGTACCAGAACGATCACATTTGGACTGAATGCTAAACTTTAA